One segment of Rosa chinensis cultivar Old Blush chromosome 6, RchiOBHm-V2, whole genome shotgun sequence DNA contains the following:
- the LOC112171515 gene encoding polygalacturonase gives MVTNPFHPIHNVSGARPSTPAPISVDKFGAKGIDHTDDTKAFQKAWLEACSSNGAVVLLVPPHRSYFVKQFTFSGAQCKSHITMQIHGTIMAFEDPKTYHFPNKSKQQYWLTFERVQNLVVEGPGTINGNGEKWWQSSCKQNNITRTLVPNCNNDAPTAVTFKTCNNLTVHNLNFEKAQQKHVSFENCTDVKASRLRINTSEASPNTDGIHVTETKNIDISMSRISTGDDCISIMGGSQNVYVANIACGPGHGISIGSLGRGGSEDHVSDVTVFGSRLTGTMYGVRIKTWPGGSGYATNITFQMIQMDNVTNPIIIDQNYCDTATKVINGECKPPPLQKNTAVKVHNVMYQSINGTVSKDGQAIVFNCSSVPGGACEKIVLDDVRLEKGGAAVCSNVKPTYSRVDLPLNRCPNQ, from the exons ATGGTGACTAATCCTTTTCATCCCATTCACAATGTGAGTGGCGCACGACCATCAACTCCGGCTCCGATTAGCGTTGATAAGTTTGGAGCTAAAGGGATTGATCATACAGATGACACAAAG GCATTTCAGAAGGCGTGGCTGGAAGCTTGTTCCTCCAACGGAGCGGTGGTTCTTCTGGTGCCGCCCCACAGGAGCTATTTCGTTAAGCAATTCACATTCTCAGGCGCGCAATGCAAATCCCATATTACAATGCAG atccACGGAACGATAATGGCATTTGAGGATCCGAAAACCTACCATTTTCCAAATAAAAGTAAGCAGCAGTACTGGCTTACCTTTGAGAGGGTTCAGAACTTGGTGGTTGAAGGTCCTGGAACCATCAATGGCAACGGAGAAAAATGGTGGCAAAGCTCATGCAAACAAAACAATATAACTCGCACGCTGGTG CCCAATTGCAATAACGACGCACCAACT GCTGTAACCTTCAAGACGTGCAATAACTTGACAGTGCATAATCTGAATTTTGAAAAGGCACAGCAGAAGCATGTTTCGTTTGAAAATTGCACTGATGTTAAAGCTTCCCGTCTTAGAATAAATACATCAGAGGCTAGTCCCAACACTGATGGAATTCACGTTACAGAAACCAAGAACATCGACATTTCAATGAGTCGTATAAGCACAG GTGATGATTGTATATCCATTATGGGAGGATCCCAGAATGTTTACGTCGCAAACATAGCTTGCGGACCAGGCCATGGAATCAG CATTGGTAGCTTGGGAAGAGGTGGCTCAGAAGACCATGTTTCCGACGTAACAGTCTTTGGATCTAGGCTAACTGGAACCATGTATGGAGTGAGGATCAAGACATGGCCGGGAGGGTCAGGGTATGCAACCAACATCACATTTCAGATGATACAGATGGATAATGTGACCAACCCCATAATCATCGACCAAAACTACTGCGACACTGCAACCAAAGTCATCAACGGAGAATGCAAACCACCACCACTGCAG AAAAACACAGCAGTTAAAGTGCATAATGTTATGTACCAGAGCATAAATGGGACAGTTTCTAAGGACGGCCAAGCCATAGTATTTAATTGCAGCAGTGTTCCTGGTGGTGCATGTGAGAAGATTGTGCTGGACGATGTTAGACTTGAGAAAGGAGGAGCTGCTGTATGCAGCAACGTCAAACCGACTTACAGCAGAGTAGATTTGCCCCTCAATCGATGCCCTAACCAATAA